The following coding sequences lie in one Oryctolagus cuniculus chromosome 7, mOryCun1.1, whole genome shotgun sequence genomic window:
- the RPS27 gene encoding small ribosomal subunit protein eS27 has protein sequence MPLAKDLLHPSPEEEKRKHKKKRLVQSPNSYFMDVKCPGCYKITTVFSHAQTVVLCVGCSTVLCQPTGGKARLTEGCSFRRKQH, from the exons ATGCCT CTCGCAAAGGATCTCCTGCATCCCTCTCCTGAAGAGGAGAAGAGGAAACACAAGAAGAAGCGCCTGGTGCAGAGCCCCAATTCCTACTTCATGGACGTGAAGTGCCCAG gaTGCTATAAAATCACCACGGTTTTCAGCCATGCACAAACGGTAGTTTTGTGcgttggctgctccactgtccTCTGCCAGCCCACAGGAGGAAAAGCACGGCTTACAGAAG GATGTTCCTTCAGGAGGAAGCAGCACTGA